The stretch of DNA GTTGCGTGCAGATCAGCCAACTTCTCCTTAAACTTTTGCTGCAGGTACAGTTCTTCTTTGGAGTAACTTTTGGCAAAGGCGGAGAGCAGGAGGCCCACAGCCATGGAGGTGCCACCCACACAGAACAGCACAGTACCAGTTAGCTTGCACACATCCAGGGCATGGTTAAAACTGACCGCAtggctgtgaaagaaaaaggagtggTTGACTCAGAGCTTTGATTAGGAGAGTaatatcaacaaaaaaacaaaaaaatctgagaaacTCTGAGGCCAAAAAGTCACAAAGTAAGGTTTGCGTATCAGATGAATCATTTAGGATTGAAGTTTGGAGTGGTGGTGTACAATGTTTTCATAGTTCCTCCTGCTCTGTTCAAACTCCTGTAAACTACTCAACCAAAAATCCAATCTGTTGTCAACTGGATGTCTTGCTAAACCATTGTATTTTTTGATGTCATTATGATTATAGCTTGGAGGTAATATTTCTGTATTGTTCCTATACCTGTCAACAAAAAGGAGATCATCCTCGCCGAATGCCTCGATCCTGGCTGGAGTGGCATAACCCACCAACACAACAATGAGGCCTGTGAACAAGATCAGGGTGCCGAACGCGAGACAGACCTGGtaggaaaaacaaggaaaaaaaaaaaaaaattgactgtCATGTTCTGTatcataaaatcaaaatgttgttCTGATTCCAGGTCTGTGCTTGCAGCTTCTTGCAGCAGGTaagatttggtttttgttcacATTGAGCATCTGAAGGTTGACCTCACCTTCCAGAGTAAAGAGCTCCACCTGCTAGGCGATCTCTGAATCTGAAAATCTTCATCACGTTCCCAGATAGAAGCCGTGCACTCCTCATAGAACTGGATAAGGGATGAAagagatgtttttggttttgtttttgttttgttttgtttttaatcacatttcaaacacagacactgagagCTGCAAGAGATCAAGATCtgaaaggttaaaaaaagagaggggtAGTGATCATGAC from Echeneis naucrates chromosome 6, fEcheNa1.1, whole genome shotgun sequence encodes:
- the nrsn1 gene encoding neurensin-1 yields the protein MTSCSEICGSDYGEQVQASGNCQQYGVRSYLHQFYEECTASIWERDEDFQIQRSPSRWSSLLWKVCLAFGTLILFTGLIVVLVGYATPARIEAFGEDDLLFVDSHAVSFNHALDVCKLTGTVLFCVGGTSMAVGLLLSAFAKSYSKEELYLQQKFKEKLADLHATVGTPIMRAPTPGDGKVPVTLSKIQNIQPTTTKSETGHKSR